Proteins from a genomic interval of Brucella intermedia LMG 3301:
- a CDS encoding NUDIX hydrolase — translation MVQLPSSPIKAGKALRPRDAASLLLVDRSGGKPRILMGRRHASLAFMPGKFVFPGGRADPIDGAIGATAELHNNDVAKLLAGMGARASLRRARALGLCAIRETFEETGLRIGQAASTPVTLPAHSDWSAFFDNGMIPALSSLRYFARAVTPPDNVRRFDTRFFIAFRDHIPELDGQPLVPSGELEDLDWVSIDQIDRFDVADITQAILKEARALLTNADSELPATLPVVQYCKRHGRFVREVI, via the coding sequence ATGGTTCAGCTTCCATCCTCGCCAATCAAAGCCGGAAAAGCTTTGCGGCCGCGTGACGCGGCATCGCTGCTGCTTGTCGACCGGTCGGGGGGCAAGCCGCGCATTCTCATGGGTCGACGCCACGCCAGCCTTGCCTTCATGCCGGGCAAATTCGTCTTTCCAGGCGGCCGGGCAGATCCGATAGATGGCGCTATCGGCGCGACAGCAGAACTGCACAACAATGATGTTGCCAAATTGCTTGCCGGCATGGGAGCCCGTGCGTCGCTGCGCCGCGCCCGGGCACTCGGCCTATGCGCCATCCGAGAGACTTTCGAGGAAACTGGCCTTCGCATAGGGCAAGCGGCATCGACACCGGTTACCTTGCCTGCACATAGCGACTGGTCGGCATTTTTCGACAATGGCATGATACCGGCGCTCAGCAGCCTGCGCTACTTTGCCCGCGCGGTTACGCCGCCAGACAATGTTCGCCGTTTCGATACCCGCTTTTTTATCGCCTTCCGCGATCATATACCGGAACTTGATGGACAACCGCTCGTTCCCAGTGGGGAACTGGAAGATCTGGACTGGGTTTCGATCGATCAAATCGACAGGTTCGATGTGGCCGATATCACCCAGGCAATCCTGAAAGAAGCGCGCGCGCTTCTGACAAATGCCGACTCTGAACTGCCCGCCACCTTGCCGGTGGTACAATATTGCAAGCGGCATGGCCGCTTTGTCCGCGAAGTGATCTGA
- a CDS encoding MFS transporter: protein MHWRSLAAAIATISAVGAAIGLGIPLLSVLLESRGHSASLIGANTAVAGLASIVAAPLAAPIAARLGVVKAIFLMLVIGSGAFLGFHFFQPLWAWFALRIVLHFALTVLFVLSEYWINASAPPEKRGLVLGIYSTSLSLGFALGPWLFSKIGSTGGLPFYVGFAIIMIALIPVAIAWRDSPDFEEGEHVPFLPFIFAVPTATMAVFVFGAVETGGFALFPVFGARIGYPEADAALLLTMIGLGNVLMQIPLGIVSDRISDRRKLLLFCATTGLIGMIALPYLMQHWYLMAGILFLWGGVVAGLYTIGLAHLGSELTGRELASANAAFVFCYAIGMLAGPQAVGVGMDMMGPKGFPMTLGVFFAAYALFAAGRLLLRKKRA, encoded by the coding sequence TTGCACTGGCGTTCGCTCGCTGCAGCCATCGCCACAATCAGCGCGGTTGGTGCAGCAATCGGCCTGGGCATTCCACTGTTGAGCGTTCTTCTGGAAAGCCGTGGCCATTCTGCTAGCCTGATTGGAGCCAATACCGCTGTTGCGGGCCTGGCCTCCATCGTTGCCGCCCCCCTTGCCGCGCCTATTGCCGCGCGGCTGGGTGTGGTCAAGGCGATTTTCCTTATGCTTGTCATTGGAAGCGGGGCATTTCTCGGCTTCCATTTCTTTCAGCCCCTCTGGGCTTGGTTTGCGCTGCGCATCGTTCTGCATTTCGCGCTGACCGTCCTTTTCGTTCTGTCGGAATACTGGATCAACGCATCGGCGCCGCCTGAAAAACGTGGCCTGGTACTCGGCATCTACTCCACATCGCTTTCGCTGGGCTTTGCGCTCGGACCGTGGCTGTTCTCGAAGATCGGCAGTACGGGAGGACTGCCTTTCTATGTCGGCTTCGCCATCATCATGATCGCCCTCATACCGGTTGCGATCGCTTGGCGTGACAGCCCCGATTTCGAGGAAGGTGAACACGTCCCGTTTCTGCCCTTCATTTTTGCCGTACCGACAGCGACCATGGCCGTCTTCGTGTTCGGCGCTGTTGAAACCGGTGGCTTCGCCCTCTTTCCAGTCTTCGGCGCGCGTATAGGTTATCCTGAGGCCGATGCGGCCCTGCTGCTTACGATGATCGGGCTTGGCAATGTTCTGATGCAGATTCCGCTTGGCATTGTCAGCGACCGCATTTCAGACCGCCGCAAGCTTCTGCTTTTCTGCGCCACCACCGGCCTCATCGGCATGATCGCACTGCCCTATCTCATGCAGCACTGGTATCTCATGGCGGGTATCCTGTTCCTTTGGGGCGGCGTGGTGGCGGGCCTCTATACGATCGGCCTCGCGCATCTGGGTTCCGAACTGACGGGGCGGGAACTGGCGTCCGCCAATGCCGCCTTCGTGTTCTGCTATGCCATCGGCATGCTTGCCGGACCGCAGGCCGTCGGCGTTGGCATGGACATGATGGGCCCGAAGGGATTCCCGATGACTCTCGGTGTGTTTTTTGCCGCATATGCACTCTTTGCAGCAGGAAGGCTGCTTTTGCGGAAGAAGCGGGCTTGA
- the rpmG gene encoding 50S ribosomal protein L33 yields the protein MAKATTIKIKLLSTADTGFFYVTKKNSRTMTEKMTKTKYDPIARKHVEFKETKIK from the coding sequence ATGGCCAAGGCTACGACGATCAAGATCAAGCTTTTGTCGACCGCTGACACCGGCTTCTTCTACGTAACGAAGAAGAACAGCCGCACGATGACGGAAAAGATGACAAAGACCAAGTACGACCCGATTGCGCGCAAGCACGTCGAGTTCAAGGAAACGAAGATCAAGTAA
- a CDS encoding PleD family two-component system response regulator, translating into MTARILVVDDVDSNVKLLEARLLSEYYEVVTAHSGPEAIEICLGGQIDVVLLDILMPDMDGFEVCRRLKDDPRTSNIPVVIVTSLDGAEDKIRGLEAGADDFLFKPVSDLQLMSRVKSLARLKLVSDELFQRTGTVADAEVETLLASKMGGNYADKDEVARILIVDEDELAAARLRLILGETYRVDVASDANTALIRAIDTDYDSIVVSANFTYYDPLRLCSQLRTIERTRLVPIILVVREDEGALVVRALELGVNDYLMRPLEKLELFARLRTQIKRKCYNDLLRQSLNRTITMAVTDSLTGLHNRRYLDTHMPVLLTRAMGRERPLSVIMLDFDHFKRINDQFGHDAGDDVLREFAARLRKNIRGMDLLCRYGGEEFVVVLPDSDVEAARAVAERIRTAVSEAPFSVANGKHKVNLTVSMGIAGLRLIGDSAEALFSRTDAALYQAKKGGRNRIVSSAA; encoded by the coding sequence ATGACTGCAAGAATTCTCGTCGTTGACGATGTGGATTCCAATGTAAAGCTCCTCGAAGCCAGGCTGCTCTCCGAATATTACGAGGTCGTTACGGCCCACAGCGGGCCGGAGGCCATAGAGATTTGTCTGGGCGGACAGATTGATGTCGTCCTGCTCGACATATTAATGCCGGACATGGACGGTTTTGAAGTCTGCCGTCGTTTGAAGGACGATCCCCGCACATCCAACATCCCTGTTGTCATCGTAACGTCGCTTGATGGTGCGGAGGACAAGATCCGCGGTCTCGAAGCTGGTGCCGACGACTTTCTGTTCAAGCCCGTCAGCGATCTTCAGCTTATGTCGCGCGTAAAGAGCCTGGCGCGGCTGAAACTCGTCTCTGACGAGCTCTTCCAGCGAACGGGCACCGTAGCGGACGCAGAGGTGGAGACGCTGCTGGCAAGCAAGATGGGCGGGAATTATGCCGATAAGGATGAGGTGGCTCGCATTCTCATCGTCGATGAGGATGAACTGGCGGCCGCGCGCCTTCGTCTCATTCTTGGAGAGACTTATCGCGTGGACGTGGCCAGCGATGCGAACACAGCCCTGATCCGGGCGATAGATACCGATTACGACAGCATCGTCGTTTCAGCCAATTTCACTTACTATGACCCGCTGCGTCTATGCTCCCAGTTGCGAACTATCGAGCGCACACGGCTGGTGCCGATCATTCTTGTCGTGCGGGAAGATGAAGGGGCGCTGGTGGTGCGCGCACTGGAACTGGGCGTAAACGACTATCTCATGCGTCCGCTTGAGAAGCTGGAGCTATTCGCACGCTTGCGAACGCAGATAAAACGGAAGTGCTATAACGATCTCTTGCGGCAAAGCCTCAATCGCACGATTACCATGGCAGTGACGGACAGCCTGACGGGGCTGCATAATCGCCGCTATCTGGATACGCATATGCCGGTCCTGCTTACACGCGCCATGGGGCGCGAGCGGCCATTGTCCGTCATCATGCTCGACTTCGATCACTTCAAACGGATCAACGACCAGTTTGGGCACGATGCGGGCGACGATGTCCTTCGCGAGTTTGCGGCACGCCTGCGCAAGAATATTCGCGGCATGGATCTTCTATGCCGCTACGGCGGAGAGGAGTTCGTCGTGGTGCTTCCAGACAGCGATGTGGAGGCCGCAAGAGCCGTCGCGGAGCGAATCCGGACGGCCGTATCGGAGGCGCCTTTTTCTGTCGCCAACGGCAAGCACAAGGTCAATTTGACCGTTAGCATGGGCATCGCCGGATTGAGGCTGATAGGGGACAGCGCCGAAGCCCTTTTCTCGCGAACTGATGCGGCGCTCTATCAGGCGAAAAAGGGAGGACGAAATCGCATCGTCTCCTCGGCTGCCTGA
- a CDS encoding response regulator: MPKSVMIVEDNELNMKLFRDLIEASGYETIRTRNGLEALDLAREHRPDLILMDIQLPEVSGLEVTKWLKDDDELRHIPVIAVTAFAMKGDEERIRQGGCEAYISKPISVPRFIETIKSYMGDA, encoded by the coding sequence ATGCCGAAAAGCGTAATGATTGTCGAAGACAACGAACTCAATATGAAGTTGTTTCGCGATCTAATCGAAGCCAGCGGATACGAGACCATCCGTACGAGAAACGGGCTTGAGGCGCTGGACCTTGCGCGAGAGCATCGACCCGACCTGATTCTGATGGACATACAGCTTCCGGAGGTATCGGGGCTGGAAGTCACGAAATGGCTGAAGGACGATGATGAGTTGCGGCATATTCCGGTGATCGCCGTAACGGCATTTGCCATGAAAGGCGACGAGGAGCGTATACGGCAGGGCGGCTGCGAAGCCTATATATCCAAGCCGATTTCGGTGCCCCGCTTTATAGAAACAATCAAATCCTATATGGGCGACGCTTAG
- a CDS encoding DUF3572 domain-containing protein, with the protein MKTLMSQADAEAIAIEALAWLAQDKDLLPRFLALTGIEATSIRQAALEPGFLAGVLQFFLSHEPTLLRYCEEAGRDPATIDKALTHLPGGLNQHL; encoded by the coding sequence ATGAAAACGCTGATGAGTCAGGCGGATGCGGAAGCGATCGCTATTGAAGCTTTAGCGTGGCTGGCGCAAGACAAGGACCTGCTGCCTCGCTTTCTCGCCCTGACCGGCATCGAAGCGACGTCCATCCGGCAGGCCGCGCTTGAGCCCGGCTTTCTCGCGGGAGTACTGCAATTTTTCCTGTCTCATGAACCGACACTGTTGCGCTACTGCGAGGAAGCAGGACGAGATCCGGCAACAATAGACAAAGCCCTCACGCACCTGCCTGGCGGTCTGAACCAGCACCTCTAG
- the rnk gene encoding nucleoside diphosphate kinase regulator, whose product MSGKNRKKPNIVVSEIDYERLMGLATNVSERLEEIAEELMAELDRAKVVPAKRLPQDVIHMGSTVEFRSNDGQQRRVALVYPGEADIAQGKISILTPIGTALIGLAPGQSISWTARDGKQHELNVLSVSNEVEVATATPAAE is encoded by the coding sequence ATGAGCGGAAAGAATCGCAAGAAGCCCAATATCGTCGTCAGCGAAATCGACTATGAACGCCTGATGGGGTTGGCCACCAATGTTTCGGAACGTCTCGAGGAGATTGCCGAGGAACTGATGGCCGAGCTCGACCGTGCAAAAGTCGTGCCTGCAAAGCGCTTGCCGCAGGATGTGATCCACATGGGCTCTACTGTCGAGTTTCGCTCCAATGACGGACAGCAGCGCCGGGTGGCGCTCGTATATCCTGGCGAAGCGGACATTGCGCAGGGAAAGATTTCCATACTCACGCCAATCGGCACCGCGTTGATTGGCCTTGCACCGGGCCAGTCAATCTCCTGGACGGCGCGCGATGGCAAGCAGCACGAATTGAACGTGTTGTCGGTTTCGAATGAAGTCGAGGTTGCTACAGCAACTCCTGCTGCTGAATGA
- a CDS encoding DNA polymerase IV has product MADTTAPNSPEKGVCRDCLAPQKTDTGRRCHACGSPRLLRHRELYRLSLAHIDCDAFYASVEKRDNPELRDKPLIIGGGKRGVVSTACYLARIHGVRSAMPMFKALEACPDAVVIKPNMEKYVRVGRDVRQMMRDLTPLVEPLSIDEAFLDLSGTERLHKAPPAIVLARFAKRVEDEIGISASIGLSYCKFLAKVASDIEKPRGFSVIGEAEALTFLRDRSVSTIWGVGKAFAAKLESDGIRSIGQLQTMEEGTLMKAYGTRGQRLYRLSRGQDSRKVEPDHDMKSVSAETTFNNDLSDANDLVPVLRALAEKVSRRLKAGDIAGRTVVLKLKTRDFKLRTRNRQLSDPTQLADRIFRHGLQLLEKELDGTKFRLLGIGVSELSSSDRADPPDLVDTQATKRAVAENAIDRLRNKFGVSVVETGYTFSKGNLARPQMPPDRDEQP; this is encoded by the coding sequence ATGGCTGACACCACTGCCCCTAACAGTCCGGAAAAAGGTGTATGCCGCGATTGCCTTGCGCCGCAAAAGACGGATACAGGCAGGCGTTGCCATGCATGCGGCAGTCCGCGTCTTCTTCGCCATCGCGAGCTTTACAGGCTCTCCCTCGCCCATATTGATTGCGATGCATTTTACGCCTCGGTCGAAAAGCGCGACAATCCGGAGTTACGGGACAAACCCCTCATCATCGGCGGGGGGAAGCGCGGCGTCGTATCGACTGCCTGCTATCTCGCCCGTATTCATGGTGTGCGGTCCGCCATGCCCATGTTCAAGGCGTTGGAAGCCTGTCCGGACGCAGTTGTCATCAAACCCAATATGGAAAAATACGTGCGCGTCGGTCGCGACGTACGGCAGATGATGCGTGACCTGACGCCCCTCGTCGAGCCACTCTCTATCGATGAGGCATTCCTGGATTTGAGCGGCACCGAGCGACTGCACAAAGCGCCGCCCGCAATCGTTCTGGCGCGCTTTGCCAAAAGGGTTGAGGACGAAATAGGCATCTCCGCCTCAATAGGACTTTCCTACTGCAAATTTCTGGCCAAGGTTGCATCAGACATCGAAAAGCCCCGCGGTTTTTCTGTTATCGGCGAAGCGGAGGCATTAACCTTTCTGCGGGACCGATCGGTCAGCACGATCTGGGGCGTCGGCAAGGCCTTTGCAGCCAAACTGGAAAGTGACGGAATCCGATCCATTGGCCAACTCCAGACGATGGAGGAAGGAACGCTCATGAAAGCCTATGGCACCAGGGGCCAGCGTCTGTACCGACTGTCGCGAGGACAGGATAGCCGCAAGGTCGAGCCTGATCACGACATGAAAAGCGTCTCGGCCGAGACGACCTTCAACAACGACCTGTCGGACGCAAATGATCTCGTTCCGGTGCTTCGCGCACTTGCCGAAAAAGTATCCCGGCGACTAAAAGCTGGTGACATAGCCGGACGCACCGTCGTCCTGAAGCTGAAAACCCGCGATTTCAAATTGCGTACCCGCAATCGCCAGCTTTCCGACCCCACCCAACTTGCAGATAGAATCTTTCGCCATGGATTGCAGCTTCTTGAAAAAGAGCTGGATGGAACGAAATTTCGTCTGCTTGGAATTGGCGTTAGCGAACTTTCTTCAAGCGACCGGGCCGATCCGCCCGATCTTGTGGACACACAGGCCACCAAACGCGCCGTCGCCGAGAATGCCATCGACCGGTTGAGGAACAAGTTCGGGGTGAGTGTTGTCGAAACAGGCTATACTTTCTCCAAGGGTAATCTGGCCCGCCCGCAAATGCCACCAGACAGAGATGAACAGCCTTGA
- a CDS encoding AraC family transcriptional regulator produces the protein MSGTRWGFTCATTQMGPVNYRASGTTFLVLREQVRNLRWCCSGRDGENSNCPTGTVFIIPAFVKLTIDWPEPTEVLIGQFDGQLLRDVFFQNIWKNEIKNFGSAAKFLCKECLPISNMIWDEIRLRGEGDEPYLRALGLVLMHTIARSAPGNRISTDSKAGLSKLACHRIETYLSQNFHQPVSVRDMADLVGISAGHFSTSFRNSFGQTPHQYLMGLKLDEAERLLKKTSMSIRDIARHLSFSSQSHLTTALRKYRQLTPGELRR, from the coding sequence ATGAGCGGGACTAGATGGGGCTTTACCTGCGCCACTACGCAGATGGGGCCGGTCAATTATCGCGCAAGCGGGACGACTTTCCTCGTCTTGAGAGAACAGGTTCGCAATCTGAGGTGGTGTTGTTCTGGCCGGGATGGCGAGAATTCCAATTGCCCGACCGGTACCGTGTTTATCATTCCGGCTTTCGTGAAATTAACAATCGATTGGCCCGAGCCCACAGAAGTATTGATAGGGCAGTTTGATGGACAGCTTCTTCGGGACGTTTTTTTCCAGAATATTTGGAAGAACGAGATCAAGAATTTTGGAAGTGCTGCAAAGTTCCTATGTAAAGAATGCTTGCCGATATCAAATATGATCTGGGATGAAATCCGCCTGCGAGGTGAGGGGGATGAGCCTTATCTGCGCGCTCTTGGTTTGGTCCTCATGCATACGATAGCTCGCAGTGCACCGGGCAATCGAATTTCCACTGATAGCAAAGCTGGACTCAGCAAGTTGGCGTGCCATCGTATTGAAACATACCTCTCCCAGAATTTTCATCAGCCTGTTTCGGTCCGGGATATGGCTGATTTGGTCGGAATTTCGGCGGGCCATTTTTCAACGTCCTTTCGCAATAGTTTCGGACAGACACCTCATCAGTATTTGATGGGGCTAAAGCTCGATGAAGCCGAGCGGCTGCTTAAAAAGACATCTATGTCGATAAGAGATATTGCGCGCCATTTGAGCTTTTCCAGCCAGAGCCACCTAACCACAGCTTTGCGGAAATATCGGCAGCTCACCCCGGGTGAGCTGCGCAGATAG
- a CDS encoding metal ABC transporter substrate-binding protein, giving the protein MRNCILRTATLGLLSAALVWSSATGALAEKFKAVTTFTVIADIAQNVAGDAAIVESITKPGAEIHNYQPTSGDLIKAQDAKLVLWNGLGLELWFEKFFARLNNVPSAIVSNGVEPMDITEGPYNGKPNPHAWMSPNAALIYVDNIRDAFVKNDPANAATYKSNAEAYKAKIKAAIDPIRAEMEAIPKEKRWLVSSEGAFSYLARDFNLKELYLWPINADQQGTPQQVRKVIDGVRKNGISAVFSESTVSPAPAKQVARETGAKYAGVLYVDSLSEPDGPVPTYIDLLKVTSRTIANGLKQ; this is encoded by the coding sequence ATGCGGAATTGCATTTTACGAACAGCAACGCTTGGTCTTTTGAGTGCAGCTCTTGTCTGGTCTAGCGCAACCGGCGCACTGGCGGAGAAATTCAAGGCCGTGACGACATTTACCGTTATTGCCGATATTGCGCAGAATGTTGCGGGCGATGCTGCAATCGTTGAATCTATTACGAAGCCAGGCGCGGAGATTCACAATTACCAGCCTACGTCCGGAGACCTGATCAAAGCGCAGGATGCGAAGCTGGTACTCTGGAACGGGCTGGGGCTGGAGCTTTGGTTCGAAAAATTCTTCGCCCGTCTCAACAATGTTCCAAGCGCAATCGTGTCCAACGGCGTGGAGCCAATGGACATCACCGAGGGCCCATATAACGGTAAGCCGAATCCACATGCATGGATGTCCCCGAATGCCGCGCTAATCTATGTCGATAATATTCGGGACGCCTTTGTCAAAAACGATCCTGCCAACGCAGCTACCTACAAATCAAACGCCGAAGCCTACAAGGCAAAGATCAAAGCCGCCATCGACCCGATCCGAGCAGAGATGGAGGCAATCCCAAAGGAAAAGCGCTGGCTGGTTTCGAGTGAGGGCGCATTTTCCTATCTCGCGCGGGACTTCAACCTGAAGGAACTTTATCTCTGGCCAATCAATGCAGACCAACAGGGCACGCCCCAGCAGGTTCGCAAAGTGATTGATGGAGTGCGTAAAAACGGCATCTCCGCCGTATTTTCGGAGAGCACCGTATCCCCCGCCCCTGCGAAGCAAGTAGCCCGCGAAACCGGTGCAAAATATGCCGGGGTTCTCTATGTCGATTCACTTTCAGAACCGGATGGCCCCGTGCCGACATATATTGACCTGCTGAAAGTTACTTCGCGCACCATCGCTAATGGACTTAAGCAATGA
- a CDS encoding manganese/iron ABC transporter ATP-binding protein — translation MNLSAGIDKVLHSAPEKGIYVKDATVTYRNGHTALHNASFAIPTGTITALVGVNGSGKSTLFKAIMGFVKLAKGEISILGMPVEAALKRNLVAYVPQSEDVDWNFPVLVEDVVMMGRYGHMGMLRMPRRPDREAVENALARVNMLEFRHRQIGELSGGQKKRVFLARALAQDGRVILLDEPFTGVDVKTEEAIIVLLRSLRDEGRVMLVSTHNLGSVPEFCDRTVLLKHTVLDYGRTTEVFTQANLEKTFGGVLRHFVLTRNERSGRAPVNVITDDERPFVVYEKGGSAPHDRSRKQ, via the coding sequence ATGAATTTGTCCGCAGGTATTGATAAAGTACTTCACTCCGCGCCAGAAAAAGGAATCTATGTAAAAGACGCCACTGTCACTTACCGGAATGGCCATACGGCCCTGCATAATGCGAGCTTTGCTATTCCGACCGGAACAATTACGGCGCTGGTAGGCGTTAACGGCTCAGGAAAATCAACCCTGTTCAAGGCGATCATGGGGTTTGTAAAACTCGCCAAAGGTGAAATATCCATACTCGGAATGCCGGTCGAAGCTGCACTGAAGCGCAATCTGGTGGCCTATGTTCCGCAGAGCGAAGATGTCGACTGGAATTTCCCGGTTCTCGTTGAAGATGTCGTCATGATGGGACGCTACGGCCACATGGGCATGCTGCGCATGCCGCGCCGTCCCGACAGGGAAGCGGTAGAGAATGCGCTTGCCCGTGTGAACATGCTTGAGTTTCGCCATCGGCAGATCGGCGAGCTTTCCGGCGGGCAAAAGAAACGGGTGTTTCTCGCCCGAGCGCTGGCCCAGGATGGACGCGTCATTCTTTTGGACGAACCCTTTACCGGCGTGGACGTCAAGACCGAAGAAGCGATCATCGTTCTTCTTCGCAGCCTTCGGGATGAAGGACGCGTCATGCTGGTCTCGACGCATAATCTCGGCAGCGTTCCCGAATTCTGTGACCGCACTGTATTGTTGAAACACACGGTGCTTGACTACGGTCGGACCACCGAAGTTTTCACGCAGGCAAATCTCGAAAAGACTTTCGGCGGTGTGTTGCGCCATTTCGTACTGACCCGGAATGAACGTTCCGGACGAGCACCCGTCAACGTCATAACGGACGATGAACGCCCGTTCGTTGTTTATGAAAAAGGGGGGTCGGCGCCCCACGACCGGAGCCGGAAACAATGA
- a CDS encoding metal ABC transporter permease, producing the protein MTLLLEPFSYNYMLNAMWVSALVGGVCAFLSAYLMLKGWSLIGDALSHSIVPGVAGAYMLGLPFSIGAFFSGGLAAAAMLFLNQRTKLKEDAIIGLIFSSFFGLGLFMISLKPTAVSVQTIVLGNILAITPEDTLQLAIIGFVSLSLLLLKWKDLMVVFFDENHARSIGLRPALLKIMFFTLLSASTVAAMQTVGAFLVICMVVTPGATAYLLTDRFSRLLWIAVAIGSVTSFFGAYVSYFLDGATGGIIVVLQTLVFLSVFLLAPKHGLLAARRKASLALREFQQ; encoded by the coding sequence ATGACGCTGCTGCTTGAGCCATTCAGCTATAACTACATGTTGAATGCTATGTGGGTTTCCGCCTTGGTGGGTGGCGTGTGTGCCTTTCTTTCGGCCTATCTCATGCTGAAAGGCTGGTCGCTTATTGGTGATGCCCTCTCCCATTCAATCGTTCCGGGTGTTGCCGGCGCTTACATGCTTGGCCTCCCCTTCTCCATCGGCGCGTTCTTCTCGGGCGGCCTTGCAGCGGCAGCGATGCTTTTCCTCAACCAAAGGACAAAGCTGAAGGAAGACGCCATCATCGGCCTGATCTTCTCCTCGTTCTTCGGGCTCGGGCTTTTCATGATCTCGCTCAAGCCGACGGCAGTCAGCGTTCAAACCATCGTTCTGGGCAATATCCTCGCCATCACCCCGGAGGATACATTGCAGTTGGCGATTATCGGCTTCGTTTCCCTGTCGCTGCTTCTTTTGAAGTGGAAAGACCTGATGGTGGTGTTCTTTGATGAGAACCATGCGCGTTCGATAGGACTGAGGCCCGCTCTGCTGAAGATCATGTTTTTCACATTGCTGTCGGCATCCACTGTCGCTGCCATGCAAACGGTCGGGGCCTTCCTCGTCATCTGTATGGTGGTGACGCCGGGCGCAACCGCTTATCTGCTGACGGACCGGTTTTCGCGACTGCTGTGGATCGCTGTCGCGATTGGCTCTGTCACAAGCTTTTTCGGGGCCTATGTGAGCTATTTTCTGGATGGGGCGACGGGGGGCATCATCGTTGTGCTCCAGACACTGGTTTTTCTCAGCGTATTCCTTCTTGCTCCGAAACACGGACTGCTGGCAGCACGGCGCAAGGCTTCATTAGCCCTCAGGGAGTTCCAGCAATGA
- a CDS encoding metal ABC transporter permease, translating into MIIFETLAAPFQFEFMRYALAISVLIAIPTALLSCFLVLKGWSLMGDAISHAVLPGVVVAYIIGIPFGFGAFVAGMSCALATGYLTENSRIKQDTVMGIVFSGMFGLGLVLYVAIRSTVHLDHILFGDMLGITLSDLVETAVIAALTAGILVVKWRDFLLHAFDPVQARAVGLPVRLLHYGLLCLISLTIVAVLKAVGIILAIAMLIAPGAIAFLLTRKFSTMMLLAAAIAVFASFFGVYLSFFIDSAPAPTIVLLMTVIFLAAFIYVSRQTPKVEERLDADGEVRF; encoded by the coding sequence ATGATCATTTTTGAAACCCTGGCCGCCCCATTTCAGTTCGAGTTCATGCGCTATGCCTTGGCCATTTCAGTCCTCATCGCGATCCCGACAGCATTGCTGTCGTGCTTTCTGGTTCTCAAGGGCTGGTCATTGATGGGGGATGCGATCAGCCATGCCGTTCTTCCGGGTGTGGTCGTCGCCTACATCATCGGAATACCTTTCGGCTTCGGAGCGTTTGTAGCGGGCATGTCCTGTGCCCTTGCAACGGGTTATCTCACCGAGAACAGCCGTATTAAACAGGATACAGTGATGGGCATCGTATTCTCCGGCATGTTCGGCCTTGGTCTGGTTCTTTATGTTGCGATCCGCTCGACGGTCCACCTCGACCACATTTTGTTTGGCGACATGCTCGGCATAACATTGTCTGATCTGGTCGAAACGGCCGTTATTGCCGCACTCACCGCTGGCATCCTTGTCGTCAAATGGCGGGATTTCCTGCTACACGCATTCGATCCGGTACAAGCCCGTGCAGTCGGTCTGCCGGTCCGCCTGCTGCATTATGGCCTGCTTTGCCTGATCTCGTTGACTATTGTAGCCGTTTTGAAAGCGGTGGGTATCATTCTGGCCATTGCCATGTTGATTGCGCCGGGTGCGATTGCGTTTCTGCTTACACGCAAGTTCAGCACCATGATGTTGCTCGCCGCAGCAATTGCGGTTTTTGCTTCCTTCTTCGGGGTCTATCTGTCGTTCTTCATCGACAGCGCGCCTGCCCCTACAATCGTTCTGCTGATGACAGTGATATTCCTTGCCGCGTTCATTTACGTTTCCCGACAGACTCCCAAAGTCGAAGAGCGGCTAGACGCTGACGGTGAAGTTCGGTTCTAA